The sequence ATGGGAAACGTTATGGGACGGCCAAAAAAGATATAGAGAAGAAAATAGATCAAGGGGAAGATATTATTCTCGATTTAGATACCCAAGGTGCTTTGGCCATTAAAAAAAGGTATCCCGAAGCCTTCCTCATTTTTATTGATGTACAGGATCAAATATTGAGGAGCCGTTTAGAACATAGAGGGACGGAAAGTGAATTGAATATTGAAAAACGTTTGGCTCAAGTGCAACATGAACGCCGGATGAGTCTGTATTACGACTATGTGCTGCAAAACGACGAGTTAAAACAAGCTTTTCAGGATTTAGTTGATTTTATCCTCAAAAAAAGAAGATCCTGATTAGACATGATAAAACTTCAAGAGCTCAAAAAACAAATCTTAGCTTACAATCCTTCTGCGCAGTTTGATCTTATTGAAAGGGCCTATCATTTTGCTGAAGAGGTCCACGAGGGGCAGAAGCGTGCTTCCGGTGAGCCTTATGTGGTGCACCCCATTGAGGTAGCCCAGATTTTGGTTCAAATGAAATTGGACGGGGCCTCTATTGCCGCCGCCTTACTGCACGACACGGTAGAAGACACCTCGGCTTCCCTCGAAGAAATCCGTGGGCAGTTTGGAAATGAGATTGCCTTGTTGGTCGATGGGGTTACCAAATTGGGGAAAATTAAATTTTCCTCAGCAGAGGAAAAGCAGGCCGAAAATTTTCGTAAGATGGTTATGGCAATGGCCAAGGATATTCGAGTGGTTTTGATCAAACTCGCCGACCGTTTGAACAACATGAGAACGCTGGATCATCTCAGCGAAGAAAAGCAGTTGAAGATCGCAAAGGAAACTTTGGATATTTATGCGCCACTTGCCAATCGTTTGGGAATTCAGTGGATTAAGATAGAACTCGAAGACCAGGCCCTGAAGTTTTCAAAACCGCTCATTTACAAAGAAATTAAACAGAAAATGAGCCAAGAGCATGCACAAGCCCAGGATTATATCCAAAAGGTTATTCAACTTTTGCAGCCCAAATTTAGCGAGTATAAAATCAGCATTAAGATTTCTGGTAGAATCAAACACTATTTCAGTGTGTATCGGAAAATGCAGGGACATAGTATTTCCTTTGAGCAAGTGCACGACTTGATGGCCTTTCGAATCATCGTCAAGGAGATGAAAGATTGTTATTTGGCCTTGGGGCTTATCCATGAACTCTGGACGCCCATTCCCGGACGATTTAAAGATTATATTGCCATGCCCAAGGCCAATAATTATCAATCGCTGCATACCACCGTGATATGTGTGGATGGGCAAAGGGCTGAATTTCAAATTAGAACTGAAGAGATGCATGAGATCGCCGAGAAGGGGATCGCGGCGCATTGGAAGTATAAAGACGATGGATCCATCGATCAGAAAGAACAGGAAAAATTTGAGTGGGTGAGAGAGTTGCTCAGTTGGCAAAAAGATCTAAAAGACCCCGCAGAGTTTTTGGATACTCTGAAGTTGGATTTGTTTGTTACAGACGTTTATGTCTTTACACCTACAGGTGAAGTGAAGGAGCTTCCTCATGGAGCAACTCCAGTGGATTTTGCCTATTCGATTCATTCCGATTTGGGCAATCACTGTGTGGGGGCACGAGTAAACGACAAAATTGTTCCCCTCAACCAT comes from Deltaproteobacteria bacterium and encodes:
- the gmk gene encoding guanylate kinase, with product MPSESPHPSRKGLLFVTSGPSGSGKTTLCRMVEAHLHIPHNVSYTTRTPRAGEQNGRDYYFISDEQFEGMLREDRFAEWAEVHGKRYGTAKKDIEKKIDQGEDIILDLDTQGALAIKKRYPEAFLIFIDVQDQILRSRLEHRGTESELNIEKRLAQVQHERRMSLYYDYVLQNDELKQAFQDLVDFILKKRRS
- a CDS encoding bifunctional (p)ppGpp synthetase/guanosine-3',5'-bis(diphosphate) 3'-pyrophosphohydrolase, which produces MIKLQELKKQILAYNPSAQFDLIERAYHFAEEVHEGQKRASGEPYVVHPIEVAQILVQMKLDGASIAAALLHDTVEDTSASLEEIRGQFGNEIALLVDGVTKLGKIKFSSAEEKQAENFRKMVMAMAKDIRVVLIKLADRLNNMRTLDHLSEEKQLKIAKETLDIYAPLANRLGIQWIKIELEDQALKFSKPLIYKEIKQKMSQEHAQAQDYIQKVIQLLQPKFSEYKISIKISGRIKHYFSVYRKMQGHSISFEQVHDLMAFRIIVKEMKDCYLALGLIHELWTPIPGRFKDYIAMPKANNYQSLHTTVICVDGQRAEFQIRTEEMHEIAEKGIAAHWKYKDDGSIDQKEQEKFEWVRELLSWQKDLKDPAEFLDTLKLDLFVTDVYVFTPTGEVKELPHGATPVDFAYSIHSDLGNHCVGARVNDKIVPLNHRLHSGDVLEILSAPQQKPSKDWLKFAVSSRAKSKIRFYIKQEQREKSIQLGKELLEKEFEKYSISSSKYLKGPEFDQALQDLGYNQQDTLLMNIGYGKITPHSVLLRLLPEDLIKDKIISPKQEGFLSKIFKKVQARGKSAVQVGGYNDILVALAKCCSPLPGDPIVGFITRGRGVTVHVADCPKVLATDSERKVDVAWQSVSGQLHQAKLKVVSSDRPGLLASMTKLIANDGINISQASIRTTNDQKAINIFEVEIKDVMQLKSMMKSLERVSGVMSVERIRS